A stretch of the Cheilinus undulatus linkage group 11, ASM1832078v1, whole genome shotgun sequence genome encodes the following:
- the LOC121517139 gene encoding EMILIN-3: MRTKLLQLFAQIFLLGVLLSVVDCKGTFYGGPINPLYGNRYNLYKAGLNPHHSPNKPMTRHKNHCAYVVQKNITCTMQDGVSTYVKAEYTTKCIWGQKCPVVMYRTFYKPTYKIGYKTVTELEWRCCPGYSGENCYDGPTSLPDVMMPPFKGQGLPHRPGMKGFPHGPRPPVDHKPGGGQIEPGRPVPGVPDQRQIPTGQLPAGNGKPNYGNKFGISGVTGERLDRMEDDLRRLTQGLDTLNGVVAGLEERLRTSLREDTNKILVSLIPSGPRVSDSTVGFGVIPDGTPDGLEGGERFTGFGDLAGRVTEVRDELRAKTHILEEIQGMVLGHDGQLKKLLDGARGRPIPGPGSTPQIDEILDAKLADVRAEILDGFERRLTSLENHCDFKIGEVQKQCHREHMDGQEQMQQSLDGRETGLREELGTLQAQIQGLTLTESCCGQVNSLSHRVLLLEESVKGLTESQRQLQAALTDQTIHIETRLVDIESRFNVTDGGGDGLAGLPGGLDGFKTMLEDKLKTLEERVFVAVEELSNATAPALLEGQVVPALETEIESVKRRVEGDLGGIHKQLIDLELLCTSSCSPSTPSAGGVGAPEDEENCEGMEKKMTNRLDSHSEQLAGLNNTLNHLLYRITQEEAEGTVQGEITLLKVNINSVNRTLKGLKDSINFIASEVGHANSTWEQREHQLVNQVHGITKLVGHQASLLGAGERRLAQLKAELGALKRRLSGELQGCRSTAMEVQKEVKGFNSRVSQVEGQCSNLGELAEHLERIRAELERHSDIYLAQVNGTLAAHSEQLAELKGEVKDCAGKEGAN, translated from the exons AAACCATTGTGCCTACGTGGTCCAGAAGAACATCACATGCACCATGCAGGATGGAGTGTCTACCTATGTGAAGGCTGAGTACACCACCAAGTGCATCTGGGGTCAGAAGTGTCCAGTTGTTAt GTACAGAACGTTTTACAAGCCAACGTATAAGATAGGATATAAGACTGTGACTGAGCTGGAGTGGAGGTGCTGTCCTGGCTACTCTGGAGAAAACTGCTACGATGGACCCACGTCTCTGCCTGATGTCATGATGCCTCCTTTCAAAGGTCAGGGTTTGCCCCATCGTCCAGGGATGAAGGGTTTCCCCCATGGGCCCAGACCTCCCGTGGACCATAAACCTGGAGGAGGCCAGATAGAGCCTGGCAGACCCGTTCCTGGCGTGCCTGACCAAAGACAGATACCCACAGGACAGCTGCCTGCTGGGAATGGAAAACCAAACTATG GGAATAAATTTGGGATTTCAGGGGTAACTGGAGAACGCCTGGACCGCATGGAGGATGACCTACGTCGCCTCACCCAGGGTTTGGACACTCTTAACGGGGTAGTTGCTGGCCTAGAGGAGCGACTCCGCACGTCCCTGCGGGAAGACACCAACAAAATCCTTGTGTCTTTGATACCCAGTGGTCCTCGAGTGTCTGACTCTACAGTGGGATTTGGGGTGATCCCAGACGGGACTCCTGATGGACTGGAAGGAGGCGAGAGGTTCACTGGTTTTGGAGACTTAGCAGGAAGAGTTACAGAAGTGAGGGATGAGCTGCGAGCAAAAACTCACATCTTAGAGGAGATTCAG GGGATGGTTCTGGGTCACGATGGTCAGCTGAAAAAACTGTTAGACGGAGCAAGAGGTCGGCCCATCCCAGGCCCTGGCTCCACCCCTCAAATAGATGAGATCCTTGATGCTAAACTGGCAGATGTACGGGCTGAGATCTTGGATGGTTTTGAGCGGCGTTTGACCAGTCTGGAAAACCACTGTGATTTCAAGATAGGGGAGGTGCAGAAGCAATGCCACAGGGAGCACATGGACGGCCAGGAGCAGATGCAGCAGTCCTTGGATGGTAGAGAGACTGGGCTGAGGGAGGAGCTGGGCACTCTGCAGGCTCAGATCCAGGGCCTGACTCTCACTGAGAGCTGCTGTGGACAG GTGAACAGTCTGTCCCATCGAGTTCTGCTGCTCGAGGAGTCAGTGAAAGGTCTGACAGAATCTCAGCGACAGCTCCAGGCAGCCCTCACCGACCAGACCATTCACATCGAGACCCGCCTGGTGGACATCGAGAGCCGCTTTAATGTCACAGATGGGGGAGGCGATGGACTGGCTGGGCTCCCTGGTGGTCTGGATGGCTTCAAGACCATGCTGGAGGACAAGCTGAAGACCCTGGAGGAGAGAGTGTTTGTAGCAGTGGAGGAGCTGAGTAATGCCACTGCCCCGGCTCTACTGGAGGGTCAGGTAGTGCCAGCGCTGGAGACAGAGATCGAGTCTGTGAAGAGGAGAGTGGAGGGGGACCTGGGTGGCATTCATAAACAGTTAATAGATCTGGAACTTCTTTGCACTTCTTCCTGCTCACCATCCACTCCGTCAGCAGGGGGTGTCGGCGCCCCTGAAGACGAGGAAAACTGTGAGGGCATGGAGAAGAAGATGACAAATAGACTTGACTCCCATTCAGAGCAGCTAGCTGGTCTAAACAACACCTTAAACCACCTGCTGTACCGTATCACCCAGGAGGAAGCAGAGGGCACTGTCCAGGGAGAGATCACCCTGCTAAAGGTCAACATCAACTCGGTGAACCGCACTCTGAAGGGCCTCAAGGACTCCATTAACTTCATTGCTAGTGAAGTGGGCCACGCTAACTCTACCTGGGAGCAGAGAGAGCATCAGCTAGTCAACCAGGTGCATGGAATCACCAAACTCGTGGGCCATCAGGCCTCCCTCTTGGGCGCCGGAGAGAGACGGTTGGCCCAGTTGAAGGCGGAGCTCGGGGCCTTAAAGAGACGGCTGTCTGGGGAGCTGCAGGGCTGCAGGAGCACTGCCATGGAAGTCCAAAAGGAGGTGAAGGGCTTCAACAGCAGGGTGAGCCAGGTGGAGGGTCAATGCAGCAACCTGGGGGAGCTGGCCGAGCACCTGGAGAGGATCAGGGCAGAGCTGGAGAGACACTCGGACATCTACCTAGCTCAGGTGAACGGGACACTGGCTGCCCATTCAGAGCAGCTAGCTGAGTTAAAAGGGGAGGTCAAAGACTGCGCAGGCAAGGAGGGAGCCAACTAA